The Haliotis asinina isolate JCU_RB_2024 chromosome 2, JCU_Hal_asi_v2, whole genome shotgun sequence genomic interval CAACGCTGGGTGAAGGCTTTGCCACACTTTTCACATTTGTACGGCTTTACACctggaaataaatgaaataacttAAGTCAGGGTGTCAAAACGGTGAAGGAATTAAGTGACCATTAATTTGCCTATCTGTTGGTGTACGTGCGTTCGTTCATTATATCGTCAACACTGCCTTCAATTAACAGGGACAACACATTCGTTGGTTGTTATTGTCCTTTCAAGTAACCaatttcatttaatatttgaCCTTGTAAATAGAAACACACAATCTTAGATTAGAATATGTTAACAGTTCCGGCACTAATTACTGGGTTTGTTATAAGTGTATACCTGTATGTATTCTTGTGTGTCGCTTCAGGTCGAAGGTGTCGTTAAAACCTTTGCCACAGAACGTACAAAGGTACCGTTTAACCTCGCTATGATTCTTCACATGGCGGTTGAGCAATCGCTGGAGTGCGAACTCCTTCTGGCAAACTTTGCACATGTACCTCCCGTTGTCAGTGATAACAGCTGAAATTTGTAATTAAAATCATATTACACTGACATATAAAATTTTACTAAACTTCAAAATTGgatgaaataaatacaaatgaaacattaGAAAAATACACTTCTCCGTTATCTTTTCTCGTGAAATGATGGCGGAAGGGCacgtaagggagataactgctgTTTACCTTTCTGTTTGATGACTGTGTCCTCGAGATCGGCTTCTGTGAAAGAGGGGTTCTTGATACCATAGCCACCATTAATCACTTCCACGTCAGTACGTCCTGCTTGCtgaaaaaacaaaatggaaaatgAATAAGCACGCGATCATAATGATATTATTAGACACCATAATTAGACATTTATATAGCTGTCCGGGGATTTAAGTTGCGAGAACTTCCAGATGTCCAGTATGCCTCATGTATGACCCATTACTTAGATTCGTTTAAATATCTGAAGTATCAGAAACTAACCTTGAGGAGAAGCAGCAACGTCGGCGCCATCTTGACGTCTCGGTGTTCGTCACGTGACGCCATCTCAAGGTCGTGCAGGGAGACCAGGGACCACTTGGCTTCTTTGCTTGTGTTTGGGGATGACCCGGGGGTGTTGGGGGTAAGGCGGTTCTCAGCATCCTCACTCTTGACATTGGGCGGTATATCGGTGACAATAGACAGTGCCGACATTGGGGATGTAGATTTCCTATCCCTGGGAAGAGTACTCAGCTCAGATGTCGCTGATCTGTACGGGTTCACATTATTGCGGTGATCCATGGAAAAGTTCAAAGGCTGAGGTGATACACTTCCGTTTGGGTCATGTTTGGTCAGTAAAGGCATAGGTTGAGCAATAAGATGTGGGGTGACAGGCCGTTTAGCGTAAGTGTCTTTCGTATCAGTATCCTCCCACGGCCGCAGGGGTTGAGCTGGGTGGGGCCTTATCTGATACTTGGCTGGGATGTTTTTTTCTAGAGTGGGTGGACACGCTGTGCGGGGGTGATCAGAGGAAGTGATGGTGGAGCATGGTTGATCTGAACTTTGGTACATAGACACATTGGTCTTATCCTCGAGACACATATTCCGGACAGCATACGGGGGTAAGGATGACACAGGGGTAGGGAGATGAGCCATGGTGAGGGGAAGACCCTTCGTACCCTGGGGCAGCACTGGTATACGACTGCCTTGGACTGGGAAGGGAGACAAGGACTGAGCGTAAAACTTGTTATTGGTAAAGTTCTGCAAGGGCTGCCTGGCAAATGGAGTCCTAGGAACGTCATGGTTTAACGGCTTTTCGTGCATTTTGGGGACAATATTTTCCTTCGAGTTCTCTGCATAACGTGAAGACACATACCCAGCTGATGTCACGGGCACGGTGGTTGACACTGACGATTTAGCGACATCATTGTATGCTTTAAACATCTCTGAACGGGGGCTGGGTGGGTTGCCTGGTGATTGCCAGCCGGTCTCTGAGCATGGGCCGTGTGACGGTGTCGGGGGTGGAGTTAGAGTGGCATATCTGGATCTGGGTGGCAGACGCCCAGGTACTGGGCTACTCATCCATGGCATGTGTAGAACTGGAAACACTCGCCTGCAAGCGACTGGAATGCTTTCTGCAGAAGATTTAGGTGTCGAGCTGAGGATGACTGAGGGCAGACTCGGGGGTCTGGTCGGGACGGTCATCCTCACAGGTGTAGCAGACATCTCAGTCTTGACGTCCGGGGTGGTAAATACAGGGCGTATCTCTTCCACCCGTGACAAGACAGGAGAAGGAACCGGTGTGGGTGGGGTGTCTGTGGAATCCATCCTTGTGGATGATACTTCAGACACTGCACAGGCAACAGACGAGTCGGGTGTCGGGGTGTTTGCCGCTGAACGGTC includes:
- the LOC137274353 gene encoding uncharacterized protein, translated to MPKSFLVCRFQGKKRRHSETTTETTVSTGQPSKPVVTPNGHFAPDREFAILRTDTGVIEAKRVRLSEDSSVDLAVTASEHINDDITSHDIIHLDNSKGSPFSYNSDSSGYSSGYASKDISDVSSSFTHPATFDRSAANTPTPDSSVACAVSEVSSTRMDSTDTPPTPVPSPVLSRVEEIRPVFTTPDVKTEMSATPVRMTVPTRPPSLPSVILSSTPKSSAESIPVACRRVFPVLHMPWMSSPVPGRLPPRSRYATLTPPPTPSHGPCSETGWQSPGNPPSPRSEMFKAYNDVAKSSVSTTVPVTSAGYVSSRYAENSKENIVPKMHEKPLNHDVPRTPFARQPLQNFTNNKFYAQSLSPFPVQGSRIPVLPQGTKGLPLTMAHLPTPVSSLPPYAVRNMCLEDKTNVSMYQSSDQPCSTITSSDHPRTACPPTLEKNIPAKYQIRPHPAQPLRPWEDTDTKDTYAKRPVTPHLIAQPMPLLTKHDPNGSVSPQPLNFSMDHRNNVNPYRSATSELSTLPRDRKSTSPMSALSIVTDIPPNVKSEDAENRLTPNTPGSSPNTSKEAKWSLVSLHDLEMASRDEHRDVKMAPTLLLLLKQAGRTDVEVINGGYGIKNPSFTEADLEDTVIKQKAVITDNGRYMCKVCQKEFALQRLLNRHVKNHSEVKRYLCTFCGKGFNDTFDLKRHTRIHTGVKPYKCEKCGKAFTQRCSLESHAKKVHGSELAFAYKERRCKMYVCEDCGHTTGDPELHYVHLKENHPNCPALEKCHDKRQFKFIDGKIPSAPVLKPRN